In Punica granatum isolate Tunisia-2019 unplaced genomic scaffold, ASM765513v2 Contig00628, whole genome shotgun sequence, one DNA window encodes the following:
- the LOC116191932 gene encoding uncharacterized protein LOC116191932, with the protein DRNREDYNLGSIKMKIPSFHSYSELKKVKVAAIEFSDYAIVWWDQLMINRRRNREPPIATWEEMKRVMRKRFVPSYYYRELYNKLQSLRQGNRSVEEYFKEMEVAMIRANIEEDREATMARFLAGLNREIQNAVELQHYVELEDMVHMAIKIENQFKRRGNTRASQSPSTSTWKPNQSKKDEKQSTSMLKTEQKREATSHVPQGKTDISTSRNLDIKCFKCQGRGHIASQCPNKRVMLMRDNGDIVTDTEDSDTDDMPPLEDVPEEEYLAPDALTLVARRALSLQTKGVEEVQRENIFHTRCYIKDKVCSVIIDGGSCTNVASATMVEKLRLPMVKHPRPYKLQWLNDSGEIRVNKQVLVAFRIGKYEDEVLCDVVPMQAGHLLLGRPWQFDRREYEDVFPEETPHGLPPIRGIEHQIDFVPGATIPNRPAYRSNPEETKELQRQVKELLEKGYVGESLSPCAVPVILVPKKDGTWRFVVSAQGIQVDEEKVRAIQEWPSPTSVSNVRSFHGLASFYRRFVKDFSSIAAPLTEVIKKNVGFRWGEEQEKAFQLIKEKLTNAPLLSLPNFSKTFEIECDASGVGIGAVLMQEGRPIAYFSEKLSGAALNYPTYDKELYALVRALETWQHYLWPKEFVIHTDHESLKHLKGQHKLNKRHARWVEFIETFPYVIRYKQGKENVVADALSRRHDDFLFRENKLCVPNCSLRELLVQESHGGGLMGHFGVAKTLAILQEHFYWPHMKRDVERICGRCITCRQAKSRVQPNGLYTPLPIPSEPWIDISTDFVLGLPRTKRGRDSIFVVVDRFSKMAHFIPCHKTDDASHVADLFFREIVRLHGMPRTIVSDRDAKFLSYFWKTLWCKLGTKLLFSTTCHPQTDGQTEVVNRTLSTLLRAIIKKNIKTWEECLPHVEFAYNRSVHSATKFSPFEVVYGFNPLTPLDLSPLPLIWLHMRKERFPAQRRSKLLPRGDGPFQVLERINDNAYKL; encoded by the exons gataggaatcgggaagattataacttgggtagtattaagatgaaaatcccatcgttcc atagttattccgagctgaagaaagtcaaagtggcagcaattgaattctcggattatgcaattgtttggtgggatcaattgatgataaataggcgaagaaatagagagccacctatagctacgtgggaggaaatgaaaagggtgatgaggaagcgatttgttcctagttattactaccgggagctgtataataagttacaaagtcttaggcaaggtaaccggagtgtagaggaatattttaaggagatggaagtggccatgattagagctaacatagaggaggatcgagaggctactatggcaagatttttggctggattgaaccgagaaattcaaaatgccgtggaattacaacattatgtggagttggaggatatggtgcacatggccatcaagattgagaaccagttcaagaggagaggcaatacacgtgcaagccaaagtccaagcacatccacttggaaaccgaatcagtcgaagaaagatgagaagcaatccacgtcgatgttgaaaaccgagcaaaagcgagaagcaaccagccatgttcctcaaggtaaaaccgacatttctacctccaggaatcttgacattaagtgttttaaatgccaaggcaggggacacatagcaagtcaatgcccaaacaagcgggtcatgctgatgcgagacaatggtgacattgtgaccgacactgaagattccgacaccgatgacatgcccccattggaggacgttcccgaagaggaatatttagctccagatgcattgacattggtggcaaggagagcattaagcttgcaaacaaaaggagttgaagaagtgcagcgggagaacatctttcacactaggtgctacatcaaagacaaggtatgtagtgtgattattgatggtggtagttgtactaatgtcgcaagtgcaacaatggtggaaaaattaagactgcccatggtgaagcaccctaggccgtacaagctgcaatggttgaatgatagtggtgagataagggtgaacaagcaggtgttagttgcatttcgaatcggtaaatacgaagatgaagtgttgtgtgatgtagtaccgatgcaagcaggacacttgttgctagggcgtccatggcaatttgatagacga gagtatgaggatgtctttcccgaggaaacaccacatggcttacctccaatccgagggattgaacatcaaattgattttgttcccggtgcgacaattccaaaccgaccagcctataggagcaatcctgaggagacaaaggagcttcaacggcaggtaaaggagttgttagagaaagggtacgtgggggagagcttgagcccatgcgctgttccagtaatacttgtacctaagaaggatgggacgtgga gatttgttgttagtgcacaaggtatacaggttgatgaggagaaggtacgtgcaatccaagagtggcctagtcccacaagtgtaagtaatgttcgtagttttcatggacttgctagtttctatcggcggttcgtgaaggactttagtagcatagcagcaccacttactgaagtgatcaagaaaaacgttggatttagatggggagaagaacaagagaaggcgtttcagctaatcaaagagaagctgaccaacgctcctttattatctttacctaacttttctaaaacttttgagattgaatgtgatgcttcaggtgttggtataggtgcagttctcatgcaggaaggacgaccaattgcttacttcagcgaaaaactaagcggtgcagccttaaactatccaacttatgataaagagttgtatgcattggttcgagctttagagacgtggcagcactacctatggcctaaggagttcgtgatacacaccgatcatgagtccttgaaacacttgaagggccaacacaaactaaacaaaagacatgcccgatgggtggagttcattgagacgtttccatacgtcattcggtataagcaaggtaaggagaatgtggtcgccgatgcactttctcgcag gcatgatgactttctgtttcgagagaataagttatgcgtgccaaattgttccttgagagagttattagtgcaggaatcacatggtgggggattaatgggacattttggagtagcaaagactttagctattttgcaagaacacttctattggccacatatgaaaagagatgttgagagaatttgtggtagatgcattacgtgtaggcaagctaaatccagagtgcagcctaacggtttgtatactcctttaccaattcctagtgagccttggattgatatttcaacggactttgtgttaggattacctaggactaaacgtgggagagattcaatttttgtggttgtggatagattttctaagatggcacactttattccatgtcacaaaacggatgatgcctcgcatgttgctgatttgttctttagggagattgtgaggttacatggcatgcctagaacaattgtttcggatagagatgctaagttcttgagctatttttggaagactttgtggtgtaagttaggtactaagctgttattttctactacttgtcacccacaaactgatggtcaaacggaagtagtaaatagaactttgtctactttgttgagggcaatcataaaaaaaaacattaaaacatgggaagagtgtttaccacatgttgagtttgcttataacagatctgttcattccgctactaaattttcaccatttgaagttgtttatggatttaatcctttaactccattggatttatctcctttacctttga tttggttgcatatgaggaaagagagatttccggcgcaaagacgttccaaactgcttccaagaggagatggaccttttcaagtcctggagcgcatcaatgacaatgcttataaacta
- the LOC116191930 gene encoding uncharacterized protein LOC116191930 — DRNREDYNLGSIKMKIPSFHSYSELKKVKVAAIEFSDYAIVWWDQLMINRRRNREPPIATWEEMKRVMRKRFVPSYYYRELYNKLQSLRQGNRSVEEYFKEMEVAMIRANIEEDREATMARFLAGLNREIQNAVELQHYVELEDMVHMAIKIENQFKRRGNTRASQSPSTSTWKPNQSKKDEKQSTSMLKTEQKREATSHVPQGKTDISTSRNLDIKCFKCQGRGHIASQCPNKRVMLMRDNGDIVTDTEDSDTDDMPPLEDVPEEEYLAPDALTLVARRALSLQTKGVEEVQRENIFHTRCYIKDKVCSVIIDGGSCTNVASATMVEKLRLPMVKHPRPYKLQWLNDSGEIRVNKQVLVAFRIGKYEDEVLCDVVPMQAGHLLLGRPWQFDRREYEDVFPEETPHGLPPIRGIEHQIDFVPGATIPNRPAYRSNPEETKELQRQVKELLEKGYVGESLSPCAVPVILVPKKDGTWRFVVSAQGIQVDEEKVRAIQEWPSPTSVSNVRSFHGLASFYRRFVKDFSSIAAPLTEVIKKNVGFRWGEEQEKAFQLIKEKLTNAPLLSLPNFSKTFEIECDASGVGIGAVLMQEGRPIAYFSEKLSGAALNYPTYDKELYALVRALETWQHYLWPKEFVIHTDHESLKHLKGQHKLNKRHARWVEFIETFPYVIRYKQGKENVVADALSRRHDDFLFRENKLCVPNCSLRELLVQESHGGGLMGHFGVAKTLAILQEHFYWPHMKRDVERICGRCITCRQAKSRVQPNGLYTPLPIPSEPWIDISTDFVLGLPRTKRGRDSIFVVVDRFSKMAHFIPCHKTDDASHVADLFFREIVRLHGMPRTIVSDRDAKFLSYFWKTLWCKLGTKLLFSTTCHPQTDGQTEVVNRTLSTLLRAIIKKNIKTWEECLPHVEFAYNRSVHSATKFSPFEVVYGFNPLTPLDLSPLPLIWLHMRKERFPAQRRSKLLPKGDGPFQVLERINDNAYKLGRGPSINHTAEFLRLAERNSLNESESQQVARYMEGLKPTIRDKIGVQMVATVDDARSLALKAEMMTRDRGNSYRRNYAESSQVSAERSQATKQPGLNKQGQGNFDKSAGKKLVTETGASRNQNSLVVQFTAKCFKCNQPGHRSSDCPRRKAIALVEHEEDVEDVFCDPEEEEEYSVDDDYEQTYMVRKLMLAPKQEDQSQRNKLFRTRCNIHSRTFNLIIDSGSQENIIGRAVVEKARVAS, encoded by the exons gataggaatcgggaagattataacttgggtagtattaagatgaaaatcccatcgttcc atagttattccgagctgaagaaagtcaaagtggcagcaattgaattctcggattatgcaattgtttggtgggatcaattgatgataaataggcgaagaaatagagagccacctatagctacgtgggaggaaatgaaaagggtgatgaggaagcgatttgttcctagttattactaccgggagctgtataataagttacaaagtcttaggcaaggtaaccggagtgtagaggaatattttaaggagatggaagtggccatgattagagctaacatagaggaggatcgagaggctactatggcaagatttttggctggattgaaccgagaaattcaaaatgccgtggaattacaacattatgtggagttggaggatatggtgcacatggccatcaagattgagaaccagttcaagaggagaggcaatacacgtgcaagccaaagtccaagcacatccacttggaaaccgaatcagtcgaagaaagatgagaagcaatccacgtcgatgttgaaaaccgagcaaaagcgagaagcaaccagccatgttcctcaaggtaaaaccgacatttctacctccaggaatcttgacattaagtgttttaaatgccaaggcaggggacacatagcaagtcaatgcccaaacaagcgggtcatgctgatgcgagacaatggtgacattgtgaccgacactgaagattccgacaccgatgacatgcccccattggaggacgttcccgaagaggaatatttagctccagatgcattgacattggtggcaaggagagcattaagcttgcaaacaaaaggagttgaagaagtgcagcgggagaacatctttcacactaggtgctacatcaaagacaaggtatgtagtgtgattattgatggtggtagttgtactaatgtcgcaagtgcaacaatggtggaaaaattaagactgcccatggtgaagcaccctaggccgtacaagctgcaatggttgaatgatagtggtgagataagggtgaacaagcaggtgttagttgcatttcgaatcggtaaatacgaagatgaagtgttgtgtgatgtagtaccgatgcaagcaggacacttgttgctagggcgtccatggcaatttgatagacga gagtatgaggatgtctttcccgaggaaacaccacatggcttacctccaatccgagggattgaacatcaaattgattttgttcccggtgcgacaattccaaaccgaccagcctataggagcaatcctgaggagacaaaggagcttcaacggcaggtaaaggagttgttagagaaagggtacgtgggggagagcttgagcccatgcgctgttccagtaatacttgtacctaagaaggatgggacgtgga gatttgttgttagtgcacaaggtatacaggttgatgaggagaaggtacgtgcaatccaagagtggcctagtcccacaagtgtaagtaatgttcgtagttttcatggacttgctagtttctatcggcggttcgtgaaggactttagtagcatagcagcaccacttactgaagtgatcaagaaaaacgttggatttagatggggagaagaacaagagaaggcgtttcagctaatcaaagagaagctgaccaacgctcctttattatctttacctaacttttctaaaacttttgagattgaatgtgatgcttcaggtgttggtataggtgcagttctcatgcaggaaggacgaccaattgcttacttcagcgaaaaactaagcggtgcagccttaaactatccaacttatgataaagagttgtatgcattggttcgagctttagagacgtggcagcactacctatggcctaaggagttcgtgatacacaccgatcatgagtccttgaaacacttgaagggccaacacaaactaaacaaaagacatgcccgatgggtggagttcattgagacgtttccatacgtcattcggtataagcaaggtaaggagaatgtggtcgccgatgcactttctcgcag gcatgatgactttctgtttcgagagaataagttatgcgtgccaaattgttccttgagagagttattagtgcaggaatcacatggtgggggattaatgggacattttggagtagcaaagactttagctattttgcaagaacacttctattggccacatatgaaaagagatgttgagagaatttgtggtagatgcattacgtgtaggcaagctaaatccagagtgcagcctaacggtttgtatactcctttaccaattcctagtgagccttggattgatatttcaacggactttgtgttaggattacctaggactaaacgtgggagagattcaatttttgtggttgtggatagattttctaagatggcacactttattccatgtcacaaaacggatgatgcctcgcatgttgctgatttgttctttagggagattgtgaggttacatggcatgcctagaacaattgtttcggatagagatgctaagttcttgagctatttttggaagactttgtggtgtaagttaggtactaagctgttattttctactacttgtcacccacaaactgatggtcaaacggaagtagtaaatagaactttgtctactttgttgagggcaatcataaaaaaaaacattaaaacatgggaagagtgtttaccacatgttgagtttgcttataacagatctgttcattccgctactaaattttcaccatttgaagttgtttatggatttaatcctttaactccattggatttatctcctttacctttga tttggttgcatatgaggaaagagagatttccggcacaaagacgttccaaactgcttccaaaaggagatggaccttttcaagtcctggagcgcatcaatgacaatgcttataaacta GGTAGAGGTCCGTCCATAAATCACACAGCGGAATTCCTAAGGTTGGCGGAGCGTAATTCTCTGAACGAGTCAGAGAGCCAACAAGTTGCCCGGTATATGGAAGGTTTAAAGCCAACTATTCGGGACAAGATTGGCGTGCAGATGGTAGCAACGGTGGATGATGCTCGAAGCTTAGCTCTCAAGGCTGAGATGATGACGCGAGACAGGGGAAATTCATACCGCAGGAATTATGCAGAATCATCACAAGTCTCTGCAGAAAGAAGCCAAGCTACTAAACAACCCGGATTAAACAAGCAAGGTCAAGGAAATTTCGATAAATCAGCTGGCAAAAAGTTGGTCACCGAGACTGGAGCTTCAAGGAACCAAAATTCTCTTGTCGTGCAATTCACAGCAAAGTGCTTCAAGTGCAACCAGCCGGGTCATCGATCGAGTGATTGTCCTCGGCGAAAGGCTATCGCTTTGGTGGAGCATGAGGAAGATGTTGAAGATGTGTTTTGCGATcctgaggaagaggaagaatacAGCGTTGATGATGATTATGAGCAGACATACATGGTTCGGAAGTTGATGCTCGCACCTAAGCAAGAAGACCAATCCCAGAGAAACAAGCTATTTCGCACTAGGTGCAACATTCATTCACGCACTTTCAACTTGATTATTGACAGCGGAAGTCAAGAGAATATCATAGGAAGAGCTGTGGTTGAGAAAGCTAGAGTTGCCAGTTGA